From one Formosa sediminum genomic stretch:
- a CDS encoding sensor histidine kinase: protein MVQSGKTLVSTSAERYLIIYMVGVLIIVCILIIVFFIVFQKRKNKLLLDKIKQRQAFEEEISKTQIEIQEQTLKNIGQDLHDNVGQLLSVANMQLSMLAHQVGSDLQDSFTESKNLVKESLQELRSLSKSLNSDVIVYRGLQESLSTEIDRFNKLGLINAEITVTGNENYFLKGKDSIILFRILQEFFSNTIKYSEASILEVHINYTPDFVELTAVDDGIGFDELTIEKGSGLINMKNRAELIDAEFKMTSQLKEGVKLYIKYYYRSH, encoded by the coding sequence ATGGTGCAATCCGGAAAAACGCTAGTAAGCACGTCTGCAGAAAGATATTTAATTATATATATGGTTGGTGTACTTATAATTGTATGTATACTAATTATCGTCTTTTTTATAGTATTTCAAAAACGAAAAAATAAATTATTATTAGATAAAATAAAGCAACGTCAAGCTTTTGAAGAAGAAATTTCTAAAACTCAAATAGAAATACAAGAACAGACATTAAAGAATATAGGTCAGGATTTGCACGATAATGTAGGACAGTTATTATCTGTAGCCAATATGCAGCTTAGTATGTTGGCACATCAAGTAGGTTCCGATTTACAAGATTCTTTTACAGAGAGCAAAAATTTAGTAAAAGAAAGTTTACAAGAACTAAGGTCGCTTTCTAAGTCTTTAAATAGTGATGTTATTGTGTATCGTGGTTTACAAGAATCGTTAAGTACAGAAATCGATCGCTTTAATAAATTAGGGTTAATAAATGCAGAAATAACCGTTACAGGTAACGAAAATTATTTTTTAAAAGGTAAAGACAGCATCATACTGTTTAGAATTTTACAAGAATTCTTTTCCAATACGATTAAATATTCTGAAGCTTCTATTTTAGAAGTACATATAAATTATACGCCAGATTTTGTAGAGTTAACAGCAGTAGATGACGGTATTGGATTTGATGAGTTAACGATTGAAAAAGGTTCTGGTTTAATAAATATGAAAAATAGAGCAGAACTTATTGATGCAGAATTTAAAATGACTTCGCAGTTAAAAGAAGGCGTTAAGCTCTATATAAAATATTATTATCGCTCGCATTAA
- the panB gene encoding 3-methyl-2-oxobutanoate hydroxymethyltransferase, producing MSAVQKDYKKVTVKTLSDMKAHGEKISMLTAYDYTMATIVDGAGIDVILVGDSASNVMAGYQTTLPITLDQMIYHASSVVRGVNRALIVVDLPFGSYQSDPKEALRSAIRIMKESGAHSIKVEGGKEIKESIKRILNAGIPVMGHLGLTPQSIYKFGTFTVRAKEEEEARKLIQDALMLEKAGCFAIVLEKIPAKLAKEVAESVSIPVIGIGAGNGVDGQVLVLHDMIGMTKEFHPRFLRRYLNLYDDMTNALSQYVADVKSVDFPNENEQY from the coding sequence ATGTCTGCAGTACAAAAAGATTATAAAAAGGTCACAGTAAAAACATTAAGTGATATGAAAGCTCATGGAGAGAAAATTTCCATGCTAACAGCTTACGATTATACAATGGCTACGATAGTAGATGGTGCAGGCATAGATGTAATTCTAGTTGGTGATTCTGCAAGTAATGTTATGGCAGGCTACCAAACAACATTACCCATTACTTTAGACCAAATGATTTACCATGCATCTTCTGTGGTTCGTGGTGTTAATCGTGCTCTTATAGTAGTAGACCTTCCTTTTGGAAGTTACCAAAGCGATCCAAAAGAAGCATTACGCTCTGCTATTAGAATTATGAAAGAAAGTGGAGCTCACTCTATAAAAGTTGAAGGAGGTAAAGAAATAAAAGAATCCATAAAACGTATTTTAAACGCAGGAATTCCTGTAATGGGGCATTTAGGTTTAACGCCTCAATCTATATATAAATTTGGCACATTCACAGTTCGTGCTAAAGAGGAAGAAGAAGCTAGAAAACTAATTCAAGATGCATTAATGTTAGAAAAAGCAGGTTGTTTTGCTATTGTTTTAGAAAAAATCCCAGCAAAATTAGCTAAAGAAGTGGCAGAAAGTGTGAGCATTCCTGTAATTGGAATTGGCGCAGGTAATGGTGTAGATGGTCAAGTTTTAGTACTTCATGATATGATTGGGATGACCAAAGAATTTCATCCTCGTTTTTTACGACGTTATTTAAATTTATATGACGATATGACAAATGCATTATCACAATATGTTGCAGATGTTAAGTCGGTTGATTTTCCTAATGAAAACGAGCAATATTAA
- a CDS encoding anthranilate synthase component I family protein, whose product MRYITSKNIDDVVAFKQQLLRWGHQFNDVVWMDSNQHNGKYSSYDAILAVDGFLSIQTDYIDAFDKLKEFQGTTKDWIFGYLTYDVKNGMEPLKSNNFDGLEFSDLFFFQPKKLFLIRGNQVEIQYLNMVDDEVDADFEAICNFQYLESSAKIQPVKIKLRTHKEAYFEKVNTMLNHIHRGDIYEANFCQEFYVEDATINPLETFEYLNKVSKPPFATFLKQYDKFLMSASPERYIKKKGNKVISQPIKGTAKRAKNKFEDEQLKVDLSTNEKERSENIMIVDLVRNDLSKTAIKGSVKVEELCKVYTFPQVHQMISTITSQIAESTNPIDIIKTTFPMGSMTGAPKLSAMKIIEALEDAKRGLYSGTVGYFTPQGDFDFNVVIRSILYNQTKKYVSYSVGGAITSKSNPVNEYEECLIKAKAMRKVLEG is encoded by the coding sequence TTGCGTTATATAACTTCTAAAAATATAGATGATGTTGTTGCTTTTAAACAACAACTATTACGGTGGGGCCATCAGTTTAACGATGTTGTTTGGATGGATTCTAATCAGCATAATGGCAAGTACTCTAGCTACGATGCTATATTGGCTGTTGATGGGTTTTTAAGCATACAAACAGATTATATCGATGCTTTTGACAAATTAAAAGAATTTCAAGGCACTACAAAAGACTGGATTTTTGGTTATTTAACTTACGATGTTAAGAACGGTATGGAACCTTTAAAATCTAATAATTTTGACGGTTTAGAATTTTCAGACTTATTTTTTTTTCAACCTAAAAAACTTTTTCTCATCAGAGGGAATCAGGTTGAAATTCAGTATTTAAATATGGTTGATGATGAGGTTGATGCAGACTTTGAAGCTATTTGTAATTTTCAGTATTTAGAATCTAGTGCTAAAATTCAGCCTGTTAAAATAAAACTCCGTACACATAAAGAGGCTTATTTTGAAAAAGTAAATACCATGCTTAATCACATACATCGAGGTGATATTTATGAAGCTAATTTTTGTCAGGAATTTTATGTCGAAGATGCTACAATTAATCCGTTAGAAACATTTGAATATTTAAATAAAGTCTCAAAACCGCCTTTTGCTACTTTTTTAAAACAATACGATAAGTTTTTAATGTCTGCTTCACCAGAGCGCTACATTAAAAAAAAGGGAAATAAAGTCATTTCTCAACCTATAAAAGGAACTGCTAAACGTGCAAAAAATAAGTTTGAAGACGAGCAATTAAAAGTGGATCTATCTACTAACGAAAAGGAACGTAGCGAAAACATTATGATTGTAGATTTAGTACGTAACGACTTATCAAAAACAGCTATTAAAGGTTCTGTTAAGGTAGAAGAGTTGTGTAAAGTGTATACGTTTCCGCAAGTGCATCAAATGATCTCTACTATTACATCTCAAATCGCAGAAAGCACTAATCCCATAGATATTATTAAAACAACATTCCCTATGGGAAGCATGACTGGTGCTCCAAAATTAAGTGCCATGAAAATTATTGAAGCATTAGAAGATGCTAAACGCGGTTTGTATTCTGGTACCGTTGGGTATTTTACACCACAGGGAGATTTTGACTTTAATGTTGTTATAAGAAGTATTTTATATAATCAAACTAAAAAATATGTGTCGTATTCTGTTGGCGGAGCAATTACTTCTAAAAGTAATCCTGTTAACGAGTATGAAGAGTGTCTCATTAAAGCTAAAGCCATGAGAAAAGTTTTGGAAGGCTAA
- a CDS encoding aldose 1-epimerase family protein has product MYTLENKLLKIAVKQTGAELCEISAVSNANQFMWDANPDIWENFAPNLFPIIGALKNNTMIYEGQEYNMAKHGIIRHNSNIKLDSQTAEKLIFSLAYSEDTLKQYPFKFKFLIAFELIDNKIKVTHTVKNLDDNTLYFSVGGHPAFKCPIYKDEAYTDYYLEFEALETAESYALNMDIGLVTDNTFPIITEGNKIPLHYDLFNEDALIFKDLKSRKVALKSKKNGTILSVDYPDFPYLGIWAKPHANYVCIEPWLGVADHENHNQEFKTKEGIQALAANETFKATYTIEIDKKHLV; this is encoded by the coding sequence ATGTATACTCTAGAAAATAAATTACTAAAAATAGCCGTTAAACAAACAGGAGCCGAACTTTGTGAGATTAGTGCTGTATCTAACGCTAATCAATTTATGTGGGATGCTAATCCCGACATATGGGAGAATTTTGCACCAAACCTTTTTCCTATCATTGGCGCATTAAAAAATAATACCATGATTTATGAAGGCCAGGAATACAACATGGCAAAACATGGTATAATTAGGCACAATTCTAATATAAAACTAGATTCACAAACGGCCGAAAAACTTATATTTTCTCTAGCTTATAGTGAAGATACTTTAAAACAATATCCCTTTAAATTTAAATTTCTTATTGCTTTTGAACTGATAGACAACAAAATTAAAGTCACACATACCGTAAAAAATTTAGATGATAACACATTATACTTTTCGGTGGGTGGGCATCCCGCCTTTAAATGCCCAATTTATAAAGATGAGGCTTATACAGATTATTATTTGGAATTTGAAGCGCTAGAAACCGCAGAATCTTATGCGCTTAATATGGATATTGGTTTAGTTACAGATAATACTTTCCCTATAATTACAGAAGGCAATAAAATACCATTGCATTACGATTTATTTAATGAGGATGCCTTGATTTTTAAAGATTTAAAATCAAGAAAAGTTGCACTTAAAAGCAAAAAAAACGGCACCATTTTAAGTGTAGATTATCCAGATTTCCCATACTTGGGGATTTGGGCTAAACCACATGCTAATTATGTATGTATAGAACCGTGGCTAGGTGTTGCAGATCATGAAAATCATAATCAAGAGTTTAAAACTAAAGAAGGGATTCAAGCTTTAGCAGCAAATGAAACATTTAAAGCTACTTATACCATAGAAATAGACAAAAAGCATTTAGTTTAA
- a CDS encoding MBOAT family O-acyltransferase translates to MNRLNDIFTFTEDFPLIFTQINFWIFFAIVYFIFALVYKKVPLRNAYLFLISLFFYYKTSGLFIGILVFSTLVDFIIGRSIYKSEHKNKRLILVCLSVFINLFVLCYFKYAYFFTDAFNALFSTQYQVFNYLAYWGNSFNNQNYFTVDKIILPVGISFYTFQTISYSVDIYRKKLKPLNSILDFGFFVSFFPQLVAGPIVRAESFVPQISKPTVLTKKHFDSGTFLILKGLIKKMLFADFIAMHFLDRVFDTPEMYSGFTNILAMIGYSLQIYGDFSGYTDIAIGLALLMGFNLPINFNAPYKAINAGDFWKRWHMSLSTWLRDYLYIPLGGNRKGSYASYIILSFILLGVMIAFRELIVVYSILIISLLLFIVSLYNAKVKNHINTNLNLMLTMLIGGLWHGASWKFVIWGGLNGLGIVVYKYWRKISPYELNNSWYARVWKITLTFIFITFTRIYFRGESMAHISRWYTQVAHHMDWSHAIDILLHYKVVFIVILLGYITHWLPENTKVIIESLYAKSPLFIKIALGVCTGIICYQAFSSDFQPFIYFQF, encoded by the coding sequence ATGAATAGGCTAAACGACATTTTCACCTTTACAGAAGATTTTCCTTTAATTTTTACTCAAATTAATTTCTGGATATTCTTTGCCATAGTGTATTTTATTTTCGCTCTAGTGTATAAAAAGGTTCCGCTTAGAAATGCATATTTATTTCTTATTTCTCTTTTCTTCTACTATAAAACAAGTGGACTGTTTATTGGGATTTTAGTATTTAGCACTTTGGTCGATTTTATTATTGGGCGCTCTATCTACAAAAGTGAACATAAAAATAAACGTTTAATATTAGTTTGTTTAAGCGTTTTTATAAATCTCTTTGTACTTTGTTATTTTAAATATGCTTATTTTTTTACAGATGCTTTTAACGCGCTGTTTAGCACACAATATCAGGTTTTTAATTATTTAGCATATTGGGGAAATAGTTTTAACAATCAGAATTATTTTACTGTAGATAAAATTATTCTTCCAGTTGGTATCTCTTTTTACACCTTTCAAACTATAAGTTATAGTGTAGATATTTATAGAAAAAAACTAAAGCCTTTAAACTCTATATTAGATTTTGGTTTTTTTGTTAGTTTCTTCCCTCAGCTTGTAGCAGGTCCTATTGTAAGAGCAGAAAGTTTTGTCCCACAGATTTCAAAACCTACAGTACTCACTAAAAAGCATTTTGATAGTGGAACTTTTTTAATTCTAAAAGGACTAATTAAGAAAATGCTGTTTGCAGATTTTATAGCCATGCATTTTTTAGACCGTGTATTCGATACTCCCGAAATGTATTCTGGTTTTACAAATATTCTAGCAATGATTGGGTATTCGCTTCAAATTTATGGCGATTTTTCTGGCTATACAGATATTGCTATAGGTCTAGCTTTACTTATGGGCTTTAATCTTCCTATTAACTTTAATGCACCATACAAAGCCATTAACGCTGGCGATTTCTGGAAACGTTGGCACATGTCGCTCTCCACTTGGTTACGCGATTATTTATATATTCCGTTGGGAGGAAATCGTAAAGGAAGTTATGCATCTTACATTATTTTAAGCTTCATTTTACTTGGGGTTATGATAGCTTTTAGAGAATTAATCGTTGTATACAGCATTCTAATAATTTCATTACTCTTATTCATTGTATCGCTTTATAATGCAAAAGTTAAAAACCATATAAATACCAACCTCAACCTTATGCTTACCATGTTAATTGGTGGCCTATGGCATGGCGCATCTTGGAAATTTGTAATATGGGGTGGATTAAACGGCTTAGGCATTGTAGTTTATAAATATTGGCGGAAAATAAGTCCGTACGAGTTGAATAATAGTTGGTATGCCCGCGTCTGGAAAATTACATTAACGTTTATTTTTATCACATTTACACGCATCTATTTTAGAGGTGAAAGCATGGCGCATATTTCGCGTTGGTATACACAAGTAGCACATCATATGGATTGGTCACATGCTATAGACATATTACTTCATTATAAGGTTGTTTTTATAGTAATTCTATTGGGTTATATAACACATTGGTTGCCTGAAAACACAAAAGTAATTATTGAGAGTTTATATGCTAAAAGTCCTCTATTTATAAAAATTGCACTTGGTGTTTGTACCGGAATAATATGTTATCAAGCCTTTTCTAGCGATTTTCAGCCTTTTATATATTTCCAATTTTAA
- a CDS encoding DEAD/DEAH box helicase, with amino-acid sequence MTFQDLNLNTPLYNALDDLGFTTPTPIQAEAFSVVSSGKDVVGIAQTGTGKTFAYMLPILKNLKFSKQDNPRILVLVPTRELVVQVVDEIEKLSKYINTRVLGVYGGTNINTQKQQIAQGIDILVATPGRLYDLAVSRVLQLKSIQKLVIDEVDVMLDLGFRHQLINIFDILPERRQNIMFSATMTQDVDELINDFFITPERVSIAVSGTPLENIAQERYNVPNFYTKVNLLNTILQDKQTFNKVLIFVGFKRMADRLFEALDETFSDESCVIHSNKTQNYRLRSIEQFRNGDNRILVATDVMARGLDIDNISHVINFDTPEYPENYIHRIGRTGRAERQGHALLFSTVKEQEAVERIEALMQMTISLLEIPEEVKISTELIEEEREKIKERNNPLKRKDEDAPGPAFHEKKEKNTKENLGGSYRREIAKKYKKPKTRGDKNYNKRNKKK; translated from the coding sequence GTGACTTTTCAAGATTTAAATTTAAACACCCCATTATACAACGCTCTAGACGATTTAGGGTTTACCACACCTACACCTATACAAGCTGAAGCTTTTAGTGTTGTAAGTTCTGGTAAAGACGTAGTAGGTATTGCGCAAACAGGTACAGGAAAAACCTTTGCCTATATGCTTCCTATTTTAAAAAACCTTAAATTCTCTAAACAAGATAACCCCAGAATATTAGTCCTTGTACCTACTCGAGAATTAGTAGTACAAGTAGTAGATGAAATTGAAAAACTGTCTAAATACATTAATACGCGTGTGTTAGGTGTTTATGGAGGTACAAATATAAACACTCAAAAACAGCAAATTGCCCAAGGAATTGACATACTTGTTGCAACGCCTGGTCGACTTTACGATTTGGCTGTAAGTCGTGTATTACAATTAAAATCTATCCAGAAATTAGTGATAGACGAGGTTGATGTGATGTTAGATTTAGGGTTTAGACATCAATTAATTAATATTTTTGATATCCTTCCAGAACGCCGACAAAATATTATGTTTTCGGCAACAATGACGCAGGATGTAGACGAACTAATAAACGATTTTTTTATTACTCCTGAACGTGTATCTATAGCTGTATCTGGTACACCTCTAGAAAATATTGCCCAAGAGCGTTACAATGTGCCTAACTTTTATACTAAAGTAAACCTCTTAAATACTATCCTTCAGGACAAACAAACCTTTAATAAGGTGCTTATTTTTGTTGGATTTAAAAGAATGGCTGATAGACTTTTTGAAGCTTTAGACGAAACTTTTAGTGACGAGAGCTGCGTAATACATTCTAACAAAACACAAAATTACCGTTTACGAAGTATAGAACAGTTTAGAAATGGAGACAATCGTATTCTAGTAGCTACAGATGTTATGGCGCGTGGTTTAGATATTGATAACATCTCGCATGTTATTAATTTTGATACACCTGAATATCCTGAAAACTATATTCATAGAATTGGTAGAACCGGACGTGCAGAACGTCAAGGACATGCATTATTATTTTCGACAGTAAAAGAGCAAGAAGCGGTAGAACGTATTGAAGCATTAATGCAAATGACTATTTCTCTTCTAGAAATACCTGAAGAAGTTAAAATTTCCACCGAATTAATTGAAGAAGAACGCGAGAAAATTAAGGAACGTAATAACCCACTTAAACGTAAAGATGAAGATGCTCCTGGACCTGCTTTTCACGAAAAGAAGGAAAAAAACACTAAAGAAAACTTAGGCGGGTCTTACCGAAGAGAAATTGCTAAAAAATACAAAAAGCCAAAAACTCGAGGCGACAAAAATTACAATAAAAGAAACAAGAAAAAATAA
- a CDS encoding RluA family pseudouridine synthase, giving the protein MAEKILSNKNNLQILFEDNHIIVVNKRAGDIVQGDKTGDKPLSDVVKAYIKDAYNKPGNVYLGVVHRLDRPTTGLVIFAKTSKALTRLNAMFVKKDVTKTYWALVNKMPPKPQDTLTNWLKKNPKNNKSTAYTKEIKDSKKAILHYTCLKKLDRYVLLEITLETGRHHQIRCQLSNIGCIIKGDLKYGADRSNKDASIHLHARQIQFTHPVTQANINITARLPHDPLWEACM; this is encoded by the coding sequence GTGGCAGAAAAAATACTTTCTAACAAAAATAATCTCCAAATTTTATTTGAAGACAACCATATTATTGTCGTTAATAAACGTGCAGGAGATATTGTACAAGGAGATAAAACTGGAGATAAACCACTAAGTGATGTTGTAAAAGCGTACATAAAAGATGCTTATAACAAACCTGGTAATGTGTATTTGGGTGTTGTACATCGCTTAGATCGCCCTACTACAGGTTTAGTTATTTTTGCTAAAACAAGTAAAGCTTTAACCCGTTTAAACGCCATGTTTGTAAAAAAAGATGTGACTAAAACGTATTGGGCACTTGTAAATAAAATGCCTCCAAAACCACAAGACACACTTACTAATTGGCTTAAAAAAAATCCAAAAAATAACAAATCTACAGCTTACACTAAAGAAATAAAAGATAGTAAAAAAGCTATTTTACATTATACATGTCTTAAAAAGTTAGACCGCTACGTATTACTTGAAATTACATTAGAAACTGGGCGTCATCATCAAATAAGATGTCAGCTTTCTAATATCGGTTGCATTATTAAAGGCGATTTAAAATATGGAGCAGACCGAAGTAATAAAGATGCGAGTATACATTTACATGCTAGACAAATACAATTTACACATCCAGTAACCCAAGCTAACATTAATATCACAGCACGCTTACCTCATGATCCGCTTTGGGAGGCTTGTATGTAA
- a CDS encoding YifB family Mg chelatase-like AAA ATPase: MLKKVFGSAVFGVDATTIRVEVNVDSGIGYHLVGLPDNAIKESNFRIAAALQNNGYKIPGKKIIINMSPADLRKEGSAYDLTLALGILSATKQIPTPGIEDYIIMGELSLDGTLQPIKGALPIALQARKEGFKGFILPAQNAKEAAIVNDLKVFGVESIKDVIEFFKDGKPLPQTVINTREEFYKNLDVPEFDFADVKGQESIKRCMEIAAAGGHNIILIGPPGSGKTMLAKRLPSILPPMTLHEALETTKIHSVVGRVKSHLGLMSQRPFRSPHHTISNVALVGGGSYPQPGEISLSHNGVLFLDELPEFKRDVLEVMRQPLEDREVTISRAKFTVTYPSSFMLVASMNPSPSGFFNDPNAPITSSPAEMQRYLGKISGPLLDRIDIHIEVTPVPFEKLSEDRKGESSVTIRARVTKARACQTERFKDFENVHYNAQMNTKQIRAYCKLDETSKLLLKTAMERLNLSARAYDRILKVSRTIADLENSTDVKGAHISEAIQYRSLDRDGWLG; the protein is encoded by the coding sequence ATGCTTAAAAAAGTATTTGGTAGCGCTGTCTTTGGTGTAGATGCTACCACAATTAGGGTAGAAGTTAATGTAGATTCTGGTATTGGCTATCATTTGGTAGGTTTGCCAGACAACGCCATTAAAGAAAGTAATTTTAGAATTGCCGCTGCGCTACAAAATAACGGATATAAAATTCCGGGAAAGAAAATTATAATAAATATGTCGCCGGCAGATTTGCGTAAAGAAGGCTCTGCATACGATTTAACGTTAGCTTTAGGTATTCTTTCTGCCACCAAACAAATCCCAACTCCAGGTATAGAAGATTATATTATAATGGGCGAATTGTCTTTAGACGGGACATTGCAACCCATTAAAGGTGCTTTGCCAATTGCATTACAAGCCCGAAAAGAAGGGTTTAAGGGGTTTATTTTACCAGCACAAAATGCAAAAGAAGCAGCTATTGTAAACGACTTAAAAGTTTTTGGAGTAGAATCTATTAAGGATGTTATTGAGTTCTTTAAAGATGGTAAACCTTTACCACAGACAGTAATAAATACCCGAGAAGAATTTTATAAAAATTTAGATGTTCCTGAGTTCGATTTTGCCGATGTAAAAGGGCAAGAAAGTATTAAACGGTGTATGGAAATTGCTGCTGCCGGTGGGCATAATATTATTTTAATTGGTCCACCTGGCTCCGGAAAAACTATGCTTGCAAAACGTTTGCCTTCTATTTTACCTCCAATGACTTTGCATGAAGCCTTAGAAACTACAAAAATTCATTCAGTAGTAGGACGTGTAAAATCTCATTTAGGACTTATGTCTCAACGTCCGTTTAGAAGTCCACACCATACTATCTCTAATGTAGCACTTGTTGGTGGTGGAAGTTATCCGCAACCCGGAGAAATTTCCTTATCTCATAATGGTGTGCTATTTTTAGATGAATTACCAGAATTTAAACGCGATGTTTTGGAGGTAATGAGGCAACCTTTAGAAGATCGGGAGGTCACAATTTCAAGAGCAAAATTCACTGTTACTTACCCTAGTAGTTTTATGTTAGTAGCGAGTATGAATCCGAGTCCGAGTGGTTTTTTTAACGATCCTAATGCACCCATTACGTCATCTCCCGCCGAAATGCAGCGGTATTTGGGTAAAATTTCTGGGCCGTTATTAGATCGAATAGATATTCATATAGAAGTGACCCCGGTTCCTTTTGAGAAACTGTCTGAAGACCGCAAAGGAGAATCTTCGGTAACCATTAGAGCTCGTGTAACCAAAGCTAGAGCATGTCAAACAGAACGGTTTAAAGATTTTGAAAATGTACATTATAATGCGCAAATGAATACCAAACAAATTCGTGCATATTGTAAGTTAGATGAGACTTCTAAACTGTTATTAAAAACAGCTATGGAACGTTTAAACTTATCGGCAAGGGCGTACGATCGTATTTTAAAAGTTTCTAGAACAATAGCCGATCTTGAAAACTCTACAGATGTTAAAGGAGCACATATAAGTGAAGCAATACAATATAGAAGCTTAGATAGAGATGGTTGGTTAGGCTAA
- the tilS gene encoding tRNA lysidine(34) synthetase TilS, with product MVHTFNKHISTQLPYLKNSKLILTISGGIDSVVLAYLCKELKLDFALAHCNFNLRGAESDADEAFLINLAEQLDVEIFIESFNTKLYAQDTKLSIQMAARELRYRWFQELVEALHFNYVLTAHHADDNLETFLINLSRGTGIEGLTGIPEVNDYIVRPLLPFSRAEITNYAKAHKITWREDSSNSSTKYLRNKLRHEVIPVLKEINPQWLQNFKMTQDHLHDSKVLIDDYMTQVYKDIVVFKDGIITFNVPKLLKFPNPKPYLYELLKAYKFTAWDDIYNLLDAQSGKQVFSETYRLLKDRDVLILSVIDHQDKTSALSYQVSEHLDVIETSFGVFNFEMVTEIQETSKEIIYIDLHTLQFPLTIRKWEQGDYFFPLGMMGKKKLSKYFKDEKLSLLEKEQVWVLCSGNDIVWVIGKRADNRFKVTSKTKQILKVSLK from the coding sequence ATGGTACATACATTTAACAAGCATATAAGTACACAACTACCATATCTTAAAAACTCGAAATTAATCTTAACAATTTCAGGTGGAATTGACAGTGTGGTTTTAGCCTATTTGTGTAAAGAATTAAAATTAGATTTTGCATTAGCACACTGTAATTTTAATTTAAGAGGTGCAGAAAGTGATGCAGATGAAGCTTTCTTAATTAATTTAGCAGAACAATTAGATGTAGAAATTTTTATTGAAAGCTTTAATACTAAGCTATATGCTCAAGATACTAAGTTGTCTATTCAAATGGCAGCACGAGAACTTCGTTACCGTTGGTTTCAAGAATTAGTAGAAGCTTTACATTTTAATTATGTACTTACTGCACATCATGCAGATGATAATTTGGAAACGTTTTTAATTAATTTATCTCGGGGGACTGGAATTGAAGGATTAACCGGAATTCCAGAAGTTAATGATTACATTGTACGTCCGTTACTACCTTTTTCTAGAGCAGAAATTACAAATTATGCAAAAGCACATAAGATAACTTGGCGAGAAGATAGCAGTAATAGTTCTACCAAATACTTACGAAATAAATTGCGCCACGAGGTCATTCCTGTGTTAAAAGAGATTAACCCGCAATGGCTTCAAAATTTTAAAATGACACAGGATCATTTACACGATTCTAAAGTGTTAATTGATGATTATATGACGCAAGTTTACAAAGATATAGTTGTTTTTAAAGACGGTATTATAACGTTTAATGTTCCTAAATTGCTGAAATTTCCCAATCCCAAACCCTATTTATACGAACTTTTAAAAGCATATAAGTTTACGGCTTGGGACGATATTTATAATTTATTAGACGCACAATCAGGAAAACAAGTATTTTCTGAAACATATAGATTACTAAAGGATCGGGATGTTTTAATTTTAAGTGTAATAGATCATCAAGATAAAACCTCTGCATTGAGTTATCAAGTTTCTGAACATCTAGATGTTATTGAAACATCCTTTGGAGTATTCAATTTTGAAATGGTTACCGAAATCCAAGAGACTTCAAAAGAGATAATTTATATTGATTTACATACGCTTCAATTTCCGTTAACCATTAGAAAATGGGAGCAAGGCGATTATTTTTTTCCGTTAGGTATGATGGGAAAAAAGAAGTTGAGTAAATATTTTAAAGACGAAAAATTATCACTTTTAGAGAAAGAACAAGTTTGGGTGTTGTGCTCTGGTAACGATATTGTATGGGTGATTGGTAAGCGTGCAGATAATCGTTTTAAGGTGACTTCTAAAACGAAACAAATACTTAAAGTAAGTTTAAAATAA